One stretch of Aquimarina sp. Aq107 DNA includes these proteins:
- a CDS encoding carboxy terminal-processing peptidase codes for MKKSFLVLMLTVIVSAASCSFTTKIDNDPDKDRILIDLISYVLSKGHYDAKDINDDFSKNVFVDYIDALDPLKRYFYESDIEEFRKFETLIDDQIRDKEIDFFNLTYERLQHRMTEARSLYKEILEHPFNFEKEESINTDYEKLSYARDKDEMRDRWRLQLKFNALSSYYDKVDEQIDSITKNKEFKRKSAVVLEEESRDITTTSLKEYFEFADDLERKDWFSIYINSIVEEFDPHTYYFAPQDKDRFDIAMSGKLEGIGARLQKKNDNVKIIEIISGGPAWRGNKVEVGDFIMKVKQEDEVEPVSIVGMRLDDAVSLIKGPKGTKVVLTVKKVDGTIENVEIVRDVVELEETYAKSSVVKKNGKNFGIINLPKFYFNMQDYNQRNAAKDVKQEIIRLKQEEMEGLVIDLRDNGGGSLQTVVDIAGLFIDKGPIVQVRTKGESPEVLSDKDRNVLWDGPLVILVNELSASASEILAAAMQDYKRAIIIGSKQTYGKGTVQNVMDLNRWMRSNDFGDLGALKLTTQKFYRVNGGSTQLEGVKSDVVVPDRYSYIDIGEKDQENPLPWDKIPAADYTLWDGYIDFDQTINKSKARMATNDQLKLIEENAKWVREKRDVNEYSLNYSKYKANIELNEKQAERFERLNDYKTNLTFESLPYEKDLMKKDSILEEKRNRWHKSLSKDVYVEEALSVLEDMKINNIRRSKNPLTLKN; via the coding sequence ATGAAAAAGAGTTTTTTGGTATTGATGCTTACCGTAATTGTATCAGCTGCGTCTTGTAGCTTTACAACAAAAATTGATAATGACCCTGATAAGGATCGAATACTAATCGATCTTATTAGTTATGTGCTAAGTAAGGGACATTACGATGCAAAGGATATTAATGATGATTTCTCAAAGAATGTTTTTGTTGATTATATTGATGCTTTAGATCCATTAAAGCGATATTTTTATGAGAGCGATATTGAAGAATTTAGAAAATTTGAAACCTTAATAGACGATCAGATCAGAGATAAGGAGATTGATTTTTTCAATTTAACTTACGAAAGATTGCAGCATAGAATGACTGAAGCAAGATCTTTGTATAAAGAAATCTTAGAGCATCCTTTTAACTTTGAAAAAGAAGAGTCGATTAATACGGATTATGAAAAACTTTCTTATGCTCGTGATAAAGATGAAATGAGAGATCGTTGGAGGCTACAGCTTAAGTTTAATGCTTTATCTAGTTACTATGATAAAGTAGATGAGCAAATAGATTCCATTACAAAAAACAAAGAGTTTAAGAGAAAGTCTGCGGTTGTTTTAGAAGAGGAATCTCGTGATATAACTACAACATCATTAAAAGAATATTTCGAATTTGCTGATGACTTAGAAAGAAAAGATTGGTTTTCTATTTATATAAACTCAATTGTAGAAGAATTTGATCCTCATACATACTATTTTGCTCCTCAAGATAAAGATCGTTTTGATATTGCTATGTCTGGTAAGTTAGAAGGAATAGGAGCAAGACTACAAAAGAAAAATGATAATGTAAAAATCATTGAGATTATTTCTGGAGGTCCAGCTTGGAGAGGAAATAAAGTAGAAGTTGGAGATTTCATTATGAAGGTAAAACAAGAAGACGAAGTTGAACCTGTTAGTATCGTAGGAATGAGGTTAGATGATGCAGTAAGTCTTATTAAAGGACCTAAAGGAACTAAGGTAGTTCTTACCGTAAAGAAAGTAGATGGGACTATAGAAAATGTTGAAATCGTTAGAGATGTTGTAGAATTAGAAGAAACCTATGCTAAATCTTCTGTTGTTAAGAAAAATGGAAAGAATTTTGGAATAATAAATTTACCGAAATTCTACTTTAATATGCAGGACTATAATCAACGCAATGCTGCTAAAGATGTAAAACAAGAAATTATACGTCTTAAACAAGAAGAGATGGAAGGTCTTGTAATTGATTTAAGAGATAATGGAGGAGGATCTTTACAAACTGTGGTTGATATTGCTGGATTATTTATTGATAAAGGACCAATTGTTCAAGTAAGAACTAAAGGGGAATCTCCTGAAGTTTTAAGTGATAAAGACAGAAATGTTTTATGGGATGGTCCATTGGTTATTTTAGTAAACGAACTTTCTGCTTCTGCGTCCGAGATTTTAGCAGCTGCTATGCAGGATTATAAGAGAGCAATTATTATCGGAAGTAAGCAAACATATGGAAAAGGAACTGTACAGAATGTGATGGATCTAAATCGATGGATGCGAAGTAATGACTTTGGAGATTTAGGTGCGTTAAAACTAACTACACAAAAATTCTACAGAGTAAATGGTGGGTCTACTCAATTAGAAGGTGTGAAAAGTGATGTTGTTGTTCCGGATCGTTATAGTTATATTGACATAGGAGAAAAAGATCAAGAAAATCCACTGCCTTGGGATAAAATTCCAGCAGCCGATTATACTTTATGGGATGGATATATAGATTTTGATCAAACTATCAATAAGAGTAAAGCTCGTATGGCAACTAATGATCAATTAAAATTGATAGAAGAAAATGCAAAATGGGTACGTGAGAAAAGAGATGTAAACGAGTACTCTTTAAATTACAGTAAGTACAAAGCGAATATAGAATTAAACGAAAAACAAGCTGAACGTTTTGAGCGTCTTAATGACTATAAGACGAACTTGACTTTCGAATCTTTACCATACGAAAAGGATTTAATGAAGAAAGATTCAATTCTTGAAGAAAAAAGAAATAGATGGCACAAAAGCTTAAGTAAAGATGTATATGTAGAAGAAGCGTTGAGTGTTTTAGAGGATATGAAAATTAATAATATTCGTAGATCTAAAAACCCACTTACGTTGAAGAACTAA
- the surE gene encoding 5'/3'-nucleotidase SurE, translating to MPQRKPLILVTNDDGITAPGIRTLISIMNEIGDVFVVAPDSPQSAMGHAITINNTLYCDPITIDKDGPQKEYSCSGTPVDCVKMATRQILDRKPDLCVSGINHGSNSAINVIYSGTMSAAVEAGIEGIPAIGFSLLDYSMNANFEPSKKFIKNIVNNVLKNGLPKGIVLNVNIPKLEEANIKGIKICRQANAHWVEEFDKRTNPMGRDYYWLSGKFINEDKGEDTDEWALHNGYISIVPTKFDLTAHHFIQELNNWSLHD from the coding sequence ATGCCACAAAGAAAACCCTTGATTTTAGTAACCAATGATGATGGCATAACAGCTCCTGGAATTCGGACTTTAATTAGCATAATGAATGAAATTGGCGATGTGTTTGTTGTTGCTCCTGATAGCCCTCAGAGTGCTATGGGTCACGCTATTACAATAAACAACACCTTGTACTGTGATCCTATTACTATTGATAAAGATGGACCGCAAAAGGAATATAGTTGTTCTGGAACACCTGTGGACTGTGTCAAAATGGCAACAAGACAAATTCTAGATAGAAAACCGGACTTATGTGTAAGTGGAATTAATCACGGTTCTAACTCTGCTATTAATGTTATCTATTCTGGTACAATGAGTGCTGCCGTAGAAGCTGGAATTGAAGGAATTCCTGCTATTGGATTTTCATTACTTGATTATAGTATGAATGCTAATTTCGAACCTTCTAAAAAATTTATAAAAAATATTGTAAATAATGTGCTTAAGAATGGATTGCCAAAAGGTATTGTCCTCAACGTTAATATCCCAAAATTAGAAGAAGCAAACATTAAAGGCATTAAAATATGTCGACAAGCTAATGCGCATTGGGTAGAAGAGTTTGACAAAAGAACAAATCCTATGGGTAGGGATTATTATTGGCTTTCTGGAAAATTTATTAATGAAGATAAAGGTGAAGATACTGATGAGTGGGCTTTGCACAATGGATATATCTCGATTGTGCCTACAAAATTTGATCTTACTGCACATCATTTTATACAAGAATTAAACAACTGGTCGTTACATGATTAA
- the lpxB gene encoding lipid-A-disaccharide synthase has protein sequence MKYYLIVGEASGDLHGANLMKSILKEDPEAEFRFWGGDLMQSVGGTMVLHYKERAFMGFFEVILNLFKILGFIKQCKKDIEQYNPDALILIDNSGFNLRIAEWAKPKGYVTHYYISPQVWASRAGRVKTIKANVDHMYVILPFVSDFYKKYDYEVNFVGHPLIDAIADHTQVMPDNFKKQYHLDERPIIAILPGSRKQEIRKMLEVMLSVVDDFPSYQFVIAGAPSQDAKFYEPFIKKEGVHLIMNRTYDILSLSNAALVTSGTATLETALFKVPQVVCYKGNTISYHIAKRIINLEYISLVNLIMDKPVVKELIQGDFNKKQLKEELTKILDDYKRAVMFLEYYDLEKKLGGKGASDKTANLIVETIK, from the coding sequence ATGAAATATTATCTTATTGTAGGAGAAGCATCTGGTGATTTACACGGTGCCAACCTTATGAAATCTATTCTTAAAGAAGATCCCGAAGCAGAATTTAGGTTTTGGGGAGGAGATTTAATGCAATCAGTGGGAGGCACCATGGTTCTGCACTATAAGGAAAGAGCCTTTATGGGGTTTTTCGAAGTTATTCTAAATCTATTTAAGATTTTAGGTTTTATAAAACAATGTAAAAAAGACATTGAACAATATAATCCAGATGCATTAATTCTAATTGACAATTCAGGTTTTAACCTTCGTATTGCCGAATGGGCAAAACCAAAAGGTTATGTAACACATTATTACATAAGCCCTCAAGTATGGGCATCAAGAGCTGGAAGAGTCAAGACCATTAAAGCCAATGTTGATCATATGTATGTGATATTACCTTTTGTATCAGATTTTTATAAAAAATATGACTACGAGGTTAATTTTGTTGGACATCCACTTATTGATGCTATTGCGGATCATACACAAGTAATGCCTGATAATTTCAAAAAACAATATCATTTAGATGAGCGCCCGATAATTGCAATATTACCAGGAAGTAGAAAGCAAGAAATCAGAAAAATGCTTGAAGTAATGCTCAGTGTGGTGGATGATTTTCCTTCTTACCAATTTGTTATTGCTGGAGCTCCGAGTCAAGACGCAAAATTTTATGAACCATTTATAAAAAAGGAAGGGGTGCATTTAATTATGAATCGCACCTATGATATTTTAAGTTTGAGCAATGCGGCTTTAGTAACTTCTGGAACAGCAACATTAGAAACAGCTTTATTTAAAGTTCCACAGGTGGTATGCTATAAAGGAAATACAATATCATACCATATTGCCAAAAGAATTATCAATCTGGAATATATTTCTTTGGTAAACTTAATAATGGACAAACCTGTGGTTAAAGAGTTAATTCAAGGTGATTTTAATAAAAAACAATTAAAAGAAGAGCTTACGAAAATATTAGATGATTATAAGAGAGCCGTAATGTTCTTAGAATACTATGATTTAGAAAAGAAACTTGGTGGTAAAGGAGCTAGTGATAAAACTGCCAATTTAATTGTAGAAACTATAAAATAA
- a CDS encoding C40 family peptidase: MNKLFYFLLVASITLTSCGGAKKRSTLSRKTENTSKTKRVTPKNKKINSIIDYAKTFEGTRYKYGGTTKKGMDCSGLIYTSFKKEEVVLPRTSRAMSVQGKKISLKNVTVGDLLFFRTNKNKNAINHVGLVVKTGKRIEFIHASTSKGVTISSLDERYWNNCFAGIRRIL; this comes from the coding sequence ATGAATAAGTTATTTTATTTTTTACTTGTAGCATCTATTACGCTCACCTCTTGTGGAGGTGCTAAAAAGAGAAGTACTCTTTCAAGAAAAACCGAAAACACATCTAAAACTAAAAGAGTAACACCTAAAAACAAAAAGATCAATAGTATTATTGATTATGCTAAGACATTTGAGGGTACTCGATATAAATATGGTGGCACTACCAAAAAAGGAATGGATTGCTCTGGGTTAATTTACACATCTTTTAAAAAGGAAGAGGTTGTCTTACCGAGAACCTCTAGAGCTATGTCTGTTCAAGGAAAAAAAATATCTCTAAAAAATGTTACTGTTGGAGATCTTTTGTTTTTTAGAACGAACAAAAATAAAAACGCTATAAATCATGTTGGCCTAGTAGTAAAAACTGGAAAACGAATAGAGTTTATTCATGCCTCTACATCTAAGGGAGTTACTATATCAAGTTTAGATGAAAGATATTGGAACAATTGTTTTGCTGGAATTAGGAGAATCTTATAA
- a CDS encoding ComEC/Rec2 family competence protein, with protein sequence MYKLLNVPFLVLTLSLITGIIIGHYTNIALKLVLIYQIIAIIGLLTSWWYAKKIFRSAISFSFSVVIAFTIFGITIVKINNPKNNSQHYTHLIKKDNNPTALSFYIKERLKPSTYYEKYIVNLSSINKAKVKGEFLLQIVKDSVNSKLITGDSYITFDTLKPIPTVLNPNQFDYASYLKQQHIFHKISLERKELIPTNSPAFSIYRIAHIIRTDIYQKLALYNFSNKQLSIINALLLGQRQDVDSKTFKDYRDAGAVHILAISGLHIGILLIILSSILKPLDYFTKNSKVVKTIFIILFLWCFAIIAGLSPSVLRAVTMFSFVAIGMHIRSKTSIYNSLIVSIFILLCLRPLLLFSVGFQLSYLAVFSIVWIQPSLVKLYTPRFFIDKKLWETLTVTIAAQLGLLPLLLFYFHQFPLLFFISNLIIIPFLGIILGVGIIVIFLAEMQLLTDWIVLLFGNFINVMNFIVHKVSEQEKFIITNIHFSYRMLITAYGFIISLIFLFKKRCIRRVSVVLISSLLFLSTVIYERHLNLGKEELIIFHNYRNSTLGVLQNQHLRLFTKDSISRSTKNYLLKNYLIENDSKLLSTEKLNNIYYYKTKIILVIDNSGIYKLEKLHPDIIVLTNSPKLHIERMIQTLRPTIIVADGSNYKSYLDQWEKSCLKQNIPFHRTDKKGAFILN encoded by the coding sequence GTGTATAAACTACTTAACGTCCCTTTTCTTGTTTTAACTCTTTCCTTAATTACAGGAATTATTATAGGTCACTATACCAATATAGCACTGAAATTGGTTCTTATATATCAAATAATTGCTATAATCGGTCTACTAACTTCCTGGTGGTATGCAAAAAAAATATTCAGAAGTGCCATTAGTTTCAGTTTTTCGGTAGTTATTGCTTTTACAATTTTTGGAATTACCATTGTAAAAATTAATAATCCAAAAAATAACTCTCAGCATTACACCCATTTAATTAAAAAAGATAACAATCCGACTGCACTAAGTTTTTACATCAAAGAAAGACTAAAACCTAGCACTTACTATGAAAAATATATTGTAAACCTTTCTTCAATAAATAAAGCAAAAGTTAAAGGAGAATTTCTATTACAAATAGTAAAAGATAGTGTAAATAGTAAATTAATAACAGGAGATTCTTATATTACATTTGACACTTTGAAACCAATACCCACCGTTTTAAATCCTAATCAATTTGATTATGCGAGCTATTTAAAACAACAACATATTTTTCATAAAATAAGTTTAGAACGCAAAGAATTAATACCTACAAACTCTCCTGCATTTTCAATTTACCGAATTGCACATATCATTAGAACGGATATATATCAAAAACTCGCATTGTATAATTTTAGTAATAAACAATTATCAATTATTAACGCACTCCTTTTAGGTCAAAGACAAGATGTCGATTCTAAAACGTTTAAAGATTACCGCGATGCCGGAGCAGTTCACATATTAGCCATTTCTGGATTACATATCGGGATCCTATTAATTATCTTAAGTTCGATACTAAAACCTCTGGATTACTTCACTAAAAATAGTAAAGTGGTTAAAACCATATTCATTATTTTGTTCTTATGGTGTTTTGCTATCATCGCAGGTTTATCTCCCTCAGTACTTAGAGCAGTAACCATGTTCTCTTTTGTAGCTATAGGAATGCATATTCGATCCAAAACAAGCATTTACAATTCTTTAATTGTTTCCATATTCATTCTATTATGCTTGCGTCCGTTATTATTATTTTCTGTTGGATTTCAATTAAGTTATTTAGCAGTATTTTCAATCGTTTGGATACAACCATCTTTGGTTAAATTATATACTCCTCGATTTTTTATTGATAAAAAACTATGGGAAACTCTTACAGTCACAATAGCAGCACAACTTGGCTTATTACCGTTATTACTATTTTATTTTCATCAATTTCCTTTATTATTTTTTATTTCTAACCTTATAATCATCCCTTTTTTAGGAATCATTCTCGGAGTAGGAATAATAGTAATATTCTTGGCAGAAATGCAATTGTTAACAGATTGGATAGTCCTTCTATTTGGGAATTTTATAAACGTAATGAATTTTATTGTGCACAAAGTTTCTGAACAAGAAAAGTTTATAATCACAAACATTCATTTTTCATACAGAATGCTGATTACAGCATATGGTTTTATCATTTCTTTAATATTCTTATTTAAGAAAAGATGTATCCGAAGAGTTTCGGTTGTATTAATAAGCAGTCTTCTTTTTTTATCCACTGTAATTTATGAAAGACATCTAAATCTAGGTAAAGAAGAACTCATTATCTTCCATAATTATCGGAACTCTACATTAGGTGTTTTACAAAATCAACATCTAAGATTATTCACTAAAGATTCTATTTCTAGAAGCACTAAAAATTACTTATTAAAAAACTATCTAATTGAAAATGATTCCAAACTTCTCAGTACCGAAAAACTAAATAACATCTATTATTATAAGACTAAAATAATATTAGTAATTGATAACTCTGGAATCTATAAACTCGAAAAATTACATCCTGATATAATTGTTTTAACTAATTCTCCAAAGCTTCATATTGAGAGAATGATTCAAACCTTACGACCAACAATAATTGTTGCAGATGGTAGTAATTATAAAAGTTATCTCGATCAGTGGGAAAAGAGTTGTTTAAAACAAAACATCCCTTTTCATCGCACAGACAAAAAGGGAGCTTTTATATTGAACTAA
- a CDS encoding serine hydrolase has translation MKKRFIIAPSMLLLIALLFPLISANKIEKTKTTKELKQVKVQASVDFFKNPISDRQKELLVEAVEKYFDKALKQHKIVGAGVSIVKCDSVIYLGGFGKRNASRKETIDEETIFRIGSVSKGFAGVLSGIYVEEGLLNWEDKVHDYVSNFELANKKWTDSVTLSHILSHSSGLPYHSFTNLVEDGIDLNTIAGQFKSIRTIAKPGNIYSYQNAVFALSGAMIEQVSGKSYGEAIAEKIFEPLKMYNASTDHNSLKTASNVAMPHRKYGRRWKSLKLNQKYYNAIPAGGVNASVTDMAKWMRFLLGHNPSVMNSDGLNKVFNPIINLPGKSKYYQKWADHKESQYAHGWRIHDFKNRKTGESSRMIHHGGHVNSFRSEIAIFPQEDLGITILFNSPTKLARTVVPDIHKIVKEVMDMPVEELLAEASDF, from the coding sequence ATGAAAAAACGTTTCATCATTGCCCCTTCAATGTTGCTGTTAATTGCATTGCTTTTCCCTCTTATCTCTGCTAATAAAATAGAGAAGACTAAAACGACTAAAGAATTAAAACAAGTAAAAGTACAAGCTTCGGTAGATTTTTTTAAAAATCCAATATCTGATAGACAGAAAGAGCTGTTAGTTGAAGCCGTAGAGAAATATTTTGATAAAGCATTAAAACAACACAAAATTGTAGGAGCAGGAGTTAGTATTGTAAAATGTGATTCTGTTATTTATTTAGGTGGTTTTGGAAAAAGAAATGCTTCACGAAAAGAAACGATAGACGAAGAAACCATTTTTAGAATAGGCTCTGTTTCTAAAGGTTTTGCTGGAGTACTATCTGGAATATATGTAGAAGAAGGTTTGCTTAATTGGGAGGATAAGGTACATGATTATGTTTCTAATTTTGAGTTGGCTAATAAGAAATGGACAGACAGTGTAACCTTATCACATATTTTATCTCATTCTTCTGGCTTACCATATCATAGCTTTACAAATTTAGTAGAAGATGGAATTGATTTAAATACAATAGCAGGTCAGTTTAAAAGTATCAGAACAATAGCTAAACCAGGAAATATTTATAGTTATCAAAATGCAGTATTTGCATTGAGTGGAGCAATGATAGAGCAGGTGAGTGGAAAATCTTACGGAGAAGCAATTGCAGAAAAGATTTTTGAACCGCTAAAGATGTATAATGCATCTACAGATCATAATTCTTTAAAAACCGCTTCTAATGTAGCAATGCCGCACAGAAAATATGGTAGACGCTGGAAATCTCTAAAACTTAATCAAAAATACTACAACGCAATTCCGGCTGGAGGTGTAAATGCTAGTGTAACTGATATGGCCAAATGGATGAGATTTTTATTAGGACATAATCCTAGTGTAATGAATTCTGATGGATTAAATAAAGTTTTTAATCCAATAATTAACCTGCCAGGAAAAAGTAAATATTACCAGAAATGGGCAGATCATAAAGAATCTCAATATGCACATGGATGGCGTATTCATGATTTTAAAAATAGAAAAACAGGGGAATCAAGTAGAATGATTCATCATGGTGGTCATGTAAATAGTTTTAGAAGTGAAATAGCTATTTTTCCACAAGAAGATCTCGGAATAACTATTCTTTTTAATAGTCCAACGAAATTAGCAAGGACTGTTGTCCCGGATATCCATAAAATTGTAAAAGAAGTAATGGATATGCCAGTAGAAGAATTACTTGCAGAGGCATCTGATTTCTAG
- a CDS encoding thioredoxin family protein — translation MKNLLLLFGFLLVLQSQAQEINWMSMNEALEAQKKTPKKIFMDVYTDWCGPCKLLDKKTFHNKDVVEYVNSNYYAVKFNGEGTEEIKYNDFTYTNPNHNPDRKGRNSQHFFANALKISGYPSIVFFDESGNLIAPVVGYKTPQQLEIYLKMIHTNDYKKLTSAEAWQQYEQSFVSTFSN, via the coding sequence ATGAAAAACCTACTTTTACTATTTGGATTTCTACTTGTTTTGCAATCCCAGGCGCAAGAGATCAATTGGATGTCGATGAATGAAGCATTGGAGGCGCAAAAGAAAACACCAAAGAAGATTTTTATGGATGTATATACCGATTGGTGTGGGCCGTGTAAATTACTAGACAAAAAAACTTTTCATAATAAAGATGTAGTAGAATACGTTAATTCTAATTATTACGCTGTAAAATTTAATGGAGAAGGTACTGAAGAGATAAAGTATAACGATTTTACCTATACCAATCCTAATCACAATCCTGACAGAAAAGGTAGAAATAGTCAACATTTTTTTGCTAATGCCTTAAAAATAAGTGGATACCCTAGTATTGTTTTTTTTGATGAATCAGGCAATTTGATTGCTCCAGTAGTAGGATACAAAACACCACAGCAATTGGAAATTTACTTAAAGATGATTCATACTAATGATTATAAGAAATTAACAAGTGCAGAGGCTTGGCAGCAGTATGAACAATCATTTGTAAGTACATTTAGTAATTAA